The Shewanella sp. NFH-SH190041 genome has a window encoding:
- a CDS encoding RHS repeat-associated core domain-containing protein, translating into MARRHVEDIHNPLRFQGQYFDSETGLHYNRHRDYSPDTGRLITADPIGLAGGLNSYRYTPNPVNWIDPLGLETEGGSPKKQSSAIRGKKRTLPKIKNLWVMYQKLDTGRNYEEVWKLNNKSIALDGRKAKYIVEAK; encoded by the coding sequence ATCGCCCGGCGGCATGTTGAGGATATCCATAACCCGTTGCGGTTTCAGGGGCAGTATTTTGACAGTGAAACTGGGCTGCATTACAACCGCCACCGCGACTACAGCCCAGATACAGGCCGGTTAATCACCGCCGACCCAATCGGATTAGCTGGCGGATTAAACAGCTACCGCTATACGCCCAATCCGGTGAACTGGATTGATCCGCTGGGGTTAGAGACTGAGGGGGGGTCCCCCAAAAAACAGTCTTCAGCAATTAGAGGAAAAAAAAGAACATTGCCGAAAATAAAGAACCTTTGGGTTATGTATCAGAAACTTGATACGGGTAGAAATTACGAAGAAGTATGGAAATTAAATAACAAATCAATTGCATTAGATGGACGTAAAGCTAAATACATTGTTGAAGCTAAATGA
- a CDS encoding SMI1/KNR4 family protein, which produces MLMLDFKIHRYFKHDGSVINTKMRYQIMTEKNILSILSKVATPLCNGIENNLPTEVEIKTFETTHGVILPKDLKEILLNWDGFNEVTTFGPNCNSRLVLPLPNGKFGYDYEDFNCTLTSRCMFKNYDDPFLGLPNYSLPIFFADGGDIFVTLWPGAEGQVYHFQTNYDYISENETEIISNYEPDTACDLFDPINNNIPYYFTKLSNSFTDFVQQLLFIDVKNFDDVNNECLAAGKPLDISRLIQYELPENYSSHN; this is translated from the coding sequence ATGTTGATGCTTGATTTTAAAATTCATCGTTACTTTAAGCATGATGGCAGTGTTATTAACACAAAAATGAGATACCAGATTATGACCGAAAAAAATATACTTAGCATCCTGAGTAAGGTAGCAACACCTTTATGCAATGGAATAGAAAACAATCTTCCAACAGAAGTTGAAATAAAAACATTTGAAACAACTCATGGCGTTATATTACCAAAAGATTTAAAAGAAATTTTACTTAACTGGGATGGCTTTAACGAGGTAACCACGTTCGGGCCAAATTGTAATAGTCGTTTAGTATTGCCTCTGCCTAACGGTAAATTCGGATATGATTATGAAGATTTTAACTGTACTCTCACAAGTAGATGTATGTTTAAAAATTATGACGACCCTTTCTTAGGGCTACCTAATTATTCGCTACCAATTTTTTTTGCTGATGGAGGAGATATTTTTGTCACCCTATGGCCTGGTGCCGAAGGACAAGTATATCACTTTCAAACTAATTATGATTATATATCTGAAAATGAAACGGAAATAATAAGTAATTACGAGCCTGATACCGCTTGTGATTTATTTGACCCTATTAATAACAACATCCCCTATTACTTCACAAAATTAAGCAATTCGTTCACTGATTTTGTTCAACAACTTTTATTCATCGATGTGAAAAATTTTGACGATGTTAATAATGAATGTCTTGCCGCTGGAAAACCTCTCGATATTTCACGCTTAATTCAGTATGAACTACCTGAAAATTATTCATCCCACAATTAA
- a CDS encoding IS630 family transposase produces the protein MILTLPNRSERRRIQKKMHKTRDKDEYRPLNAILLLSSGRSVTEVSGLIVAARSSINQWVGWYTECGIEGLESSTRGCSRVLPFYQIGRMLKLMLQLPPQALGYQRSRWRTELMAIEINRMFSLQVHSSTIRRWLPKLGIVWRRAAPTLHIRDPLRDDKLKAIRDALQHCDIDHPVFYEDEVDIHLNPKIGADWMDKGHQKRVPTPGQNAKRYLAGALHSGTGKVSYVASASKDSTLFISMLKLLKRQYRRAKTITLIVDNYIIHKSKKIQVWLKQNPKFILLFQPVYSPWVNKIEKLWHALHETVTRNHQCRNISKLIERVKYFMDHTSPFPGGGHGLMKVEHN, from the coding sequence ATGATTCTAACATTACCAAACCGTTCTGAGAGACGTCGAATCCAAAAAAAGATGCATAAAACCAGAGACAAAGATGAGTATCGCCCTTTGAATGCTATTCTCTTGCTGTCATCTGGGCGCTCTGTGACAGAGGTATCCGGTTTGATTGTAGCGGCTCGTTCTTCAATTAACCAATGGGTAGGTTGGTACACTGAATGTGGTATTGAAGGTTTAGAGTCATCAACCCGGGGCTGTTCCCGGGTACTGCCTTTCTACCAAATAGGCCGCATGCTCAAACTCATGCTTCAATTGCCACCGCAAGCACTGGGGTATCAGCGCTCCCGTTGGAGAACAGAACTGATGGCGATTGAAATTAACCGCATGTTTTCATTGCAGGTTCACTCTTCAACGATTCGGCGATGGTTGCCAAAACTCGGTATTGTTTGGCGTCGGGCGGCTCCGACATTGCATATTAGAGATCCCCTCAGAGACGACAAACTTAAAGCAATTAGGGATGCCCTACAGCACTGCGATATCGACCATCCAGTGTTTTATGAAGATGAAGTTGATATCCATCTTAATCCGAAAATCGGTGCAGATTGGATGGATAAAGGTCACCAAAAACGCGTGCCTACACCAGGCCAAAATGCCAAGCGATACCTTGCAGGTGCGCTTCACTCAGGAACCGGGAAAGTAAGCTATGTCGCCAGTGCCAGCAAAGATTCAACGCTGTTCATTTCGATGTTGAAGTTACTGAAAAGACAATACAGACGCGCCAAAACAATTACGCTCATTGTTGATAACTACATCATTCACAAGAGCAAAAAGATTCAGGTATGGCTCAAGCAAAACCCGAAGTTCATTTTACTGTTTCAACCAGTTTACTCCCCCTGGGTTAACAAGATAGAGAAGCTATGGCATGCACTTCACGAAACGGTCACTCGGAACCATCAATGCCGGAATATTTCGAAACTGATAGAGCGGGTTAAGTATTTTATGGATCATACCTCACCATTTCCTGGTGGTGGGCATGGGCTCATGAAAGTGGAGCACAATTAG